In Alicyclobacillus macrosporangiidus CPP55, a single window of DNA contains:
- a CDS encoding DUF488 domain-containing protein, protein MNVRLKRVYDPPAPSDGTRILVDRMWPRGVKKEDAHIDYWWKDIAPSPELRKGFCHRPELFDAFREQYRSELLVNPVQRGKLEELRRLADQGPVTLVYAAKDPVYNHARVLLEVVNGIPFPE, encoded by the coding sequence ATGAACGTCAGATTGAAGCGGGTGTACGATCCCCCGGCCCCGTCGGACGGCACGCGCATCCTGGTGGATCGGATGTGGCCGCGCGGCGTGAAAAAGGAGGACGCCCATATCGATTATTGGTGGAAAGACATCGCACCCAGCCCGGAGCTTCGGAAGGGGTTCTGCCATCGGCCGGAACTCTTTGACGCGTTTCGTGAACAGTACCGTTCGGAGCTGTTGGTGAATCCTGTGCAAAGGGGGAAATTGGAGGAGCTGCGCCGGTTGGCGGATCAGGGACCCGTCACGCTGGTGTATGCCGCCAAAGATCCGGTGTACAACCATGCGCGCGTCCTGCTGGAAGTGGTGAATGGCATCCCCTTCCCAGAGTGA